From the Brassica napus cultivar Da-Ae chromosome A8, Da-Ae, whole genome shotgun sequence genome, one window contains:
- the LOC106429362 gene encoding transcription factor E2FC isoform X2 — translation MAATSKSGEDPSLSYKHRSPFRFELIHSPSPTDPLHSSSTNRPLSVPQPQIQAHWDESFSPIPITQKLKSRKNHSISSSSMPGETIDIAKVIVKQESPQDNTKRGTKSKVTKLSKSVKREGLQLSGPNGSNNCRYDSSLGLLTKKFVNLIREAEDGSLDLNYCADVLEVQKRRIYDITNVLEGVGLIEKTTKNHIRWKGADNLGQLELGNQISRLKVHNPHTALFYILEVESMQSEENRLDDLIRERQEALRSLEEDEHCKRYMFMTEEDITSLPCFQNQTLLAIKAPTASCIEVPDPDEVMSFPQRQYRMVIRSRMGPIDVYLLSKHKGDSSMETDESAVDTSSLKIVTSDTDLKTDYWFESGEEVTLTDLWNNFC, via the exons ATGGCGGCGACATCTAAATCCGGGGAAGATCCGAGTCTCTCGTACAAGCACCGATCTCCTTTCCGCTTCGAACTAATCCACTCTCCCTCACCCACTGATCCGCTTCACTCTTCCTCCACGAATCGGCCGCTCTCAGTTCCTCAGCCGCAAATTCAAGCTCACTGGGACGAGTCCTTCTCCCCAATCCCAATCACTCAGAAACTC AAAAGTAGAAAGAATCATTCCATTTCGAGTTCAAGCATGCCTGGAGAAACCATTGATATAGCCAAAGTCATTGTCAAGCAAGAATCTCCTCAAGACAACACTAAACGTGGAACCAAGTCAAAGGTTACTAAACTGTCCAAATCTGTTAAGCGAG AAGGGCTACAGCTTAGTGGCCCTAATGGAAGTAATAACTGTCGTTATGATAGTTCTCTAG GGTTGTTGACAAAGAAATTCGTCAATTTGATCCGCGAAGCTGAGGATGGATCACTTGACCTTAACTATTGTGCTGATGTCTTGGAG GTACAAAAAAGAAGGATATATGATATTACAAATGTCCTTGAAGGAGTTGGATTGATTGAGAAAACTACAAAGAACCATATCCGCTGGAA GGGTGCTGACAATCTTGGACAGTTGGAACTGGGAAATCAAATTTCTAGGCTTAAGGTTCATAACCCACATACGGCTTTATTCTACATT TTAGAAGTAGAAAGTATGCAATCTGAGGAAAACAGGTTGGATGACCTTATAAG GGAAAGACAAGAAGCTCTCAGATCCTTGGAAGAAGATGAACATTGTAAAAG GTACATGTTTATGACGGAGGAAGATATAACCAGCCTCCCATGCTTTCAG AACCAGACACTGCTGGCAATTAAAGCTCCTACAGCTAGTTGCATCGAAGTTCCAGATCCTGATGAG GTGATGAGTTTTCCACAGAGACAATACCGGATGGTGATTAGGAGTAGGATGGGACCAATTGATGTCTACCTTCTAAG CAAACACAAAGGAGACAGTAGTATGGAAACAGATGAGTCTGCAGTGGATACTTCTTCCTTGAAAATAGTAACTTCAGATACTGAT TTAAAAACAGATTACTGGTTCGAGTCAGGTGAAGAAGTGACCCTCACAGATTTATGGAACAACTTTTGCTGA
- the LOC106429362 gene encoding transcription factor E2FC isoform X4: MAATSKSGEDPSLSYKHRSPFRFELIHSPSPTDPLHSSSTNRPLSVPQPQIQAHWDESFSPIPITQKLKSRKNHSISSSSMPGETIDIAKVIVKQESPQDNTKRGTKSKVTKLSKSVKREGLQLSGPNGSNNCRYDSSLGLLTKKFVNLIREAEDGSLDLNYCADVLEVQKRRIYDITNVLEGVGLIEKTTKNHIRWKGADNLGQLELGNQISRLKLEVESMQSEENRLDDLIRERQEALRSLEEDEHCKRYMFMTEEDITSLPCFQNQTLLAIKAPTASCIEVPDPDEVMSFPQRQYRMVIRSRMGPIDVYLLSKHKGDSSMETDESAVDTSSLKIVTSDTDLKTDYWFESGEEVTLTDLWNNFC; encoded by the exons ATGGCGGCGACATCTAAATCCGGGGAAGATCCGAGTCTCTCGTACAAGCACCGATCTCCTTTCCGCTTCGAACTAATCCACTCTCCCTCACCCACTGATCCGCTTCACTCTTCCTCCACGAATCGGCCGCTCTCAGTTCCTCAGCCGCAAATTCAAGCTCACTGGGACGAGTCCTTCTCCCCAATCCCAATCACTCAGAAACTC AAAAGTAGAAAGAATCATTCCATTTCGAGTTCAAGCATGCCTGGAGAAACCATTGATATAGCCAAAGTCATTGTCAAGCAAGAATCTCCTCAAGACAACACTAAACGTGGAACCAAGTCAAAGGTTACTAAACTGTCCAAATCTGTTAAGCGAG AAGGGCTACAGCTTAGTGGCCCTAATGGAAGTAATAACTGTCGTTATGATAGTTCTCTAG GGTTGTTGACAAAGAAATTCGTCAATTTGATCCGCGAAGCTGAGGATGGATCACTTGACCTTAACTATTGTGCTGATGTCTTGGAG GTACAAAAAAGAAGGATATATGATATTACAAATGTCCTTGAAGGAGTTGGATTGATTGAGAAAACTACAAAGAACCATATCCGCTGGAA GGGTGCTGACAATCTTGGACAGTTGGAACTGGGAAATCAAATTTCTAGGCTTAAG TTAGAAGTAGAAAGTATGCAATCTGAGGAAAACAGGTTGGATGACCTTATAAG GGAAAGACAAGAAGCTCTCAGATCCTTGGAAGAAGATGAACATTGTAAAAG GTACATGTTTATGACGGAGGAAGATATAACCAGCCTCCCATGCTTTCAG AACCAGACACTGCTGGCAATTAAAGCTCCTACAGCTAGTTGCATCGAAGTTCCAGATCCTGATGAG GTGATGAGTTTTCCACAGAGACAATACCGGATGGTGATTAGGAGTAGGATGGGACCAATTGATGTCTACCTTCTAAG CAAACACAAAGGAGACAGTAGTATGGAAACAGATGAGTCTGCAGTGGATACTTCTTCCTTGAAAATAGTAACTTCAGATACTGAT TTAAAAACAGATTACTGGTTCGAGTCAGGTGAAGAAGTGACCCTCACAGATTTATGGAACAACTTTTGCTGA
- the LOC106429362 gene encoding transcription factor E2FC isoform X1, translated as MAATSKSGEDPSLSYKHRSPFRFELIHSPSPTDPLHSSSTNRPLSVPQPQIQAHWDESFSPIPITQKLQKSRKNHSISSSSMPGETIDIAKVIVKQESPQDNTKRGTKSKVTKLSKSVKREGLQLSGPNGSNNCRYDSSLGLLTKKFVNLIREAEDGSLDLNYCADVLEVQKRRIYDITNVLEGVGLIEKTTKNHIRWKGADNLGQLELGNQISRLKVHNPHTALFYILEVESMQSEENRLDDLIRERQEALRSLEEDEHCKRYMFMTEEDITSLPCFQNQTLLAIKAPTASCIEVPDPDEVMSFPQRQYRMVIRSRMGPIDVYLLSKHKGDSSMETDESAVDTSSLKIVTSDTDLKTDYWFESGEEVTLTDLWNNFC; from the exons ATGGCGGCGACATCTAAATCCGGGGAAGATCCGAGTCTCTCGTACAAGCACCGATCTCCTTTCCGCTTCGAACTAATCCACTCTCCCTCACCCACTGATCCGCTTCACTCTTCCTCCACGAATCGGCCGCTCTCAGTTCCTCAGCCGCAAATTCAAGCTCACTGGGACGAGTCCTTCTCCCCAATCCCAATCACTCAGAAACTC CAGAAAAGTAGAAAGAATCATTCCATTTCGAGTTCAAGCATGCCTGGAGAAACCATTGATATAGCCAAAGTCATTGTCAAGCAAGAATCTCCTCAAGACAACACTAAACGTGGAACCAAGTCAAAGGTTACTAAACTGTCCAAATCTGTTAAGCGAG AAGGGCTACAGCTTAGTGGCCCTAATGGAAGTAATAACTGTCGTTATGATAGTTCTCTAG GGTTGTTGACAAAGAAATTCGTCAATTTGATCCGCGAAGCTGAGGATGGATCACTTGACCTTAACTATTGTGCTGATGTCTTGGAG GTACAAAAAAGAAGGATATATGATATTACAAATGTCCTTGAAGGAGTTGGATTGATTGAGAAAACTACAAAGAACCATATCCGCTGGAA GGGTGCTGACAATCTTGGACAGTTGGAACTGGGAAATCAAATTTCTAGGCTTAAGGTTCATAACCCACATACGGCTTTATTCTACATT TTAGAAGTAGAAAGTATGCAATCTGAGGAAAACAGGTTGGATGACCTTATAAG GGAAAGACAAGAAGCTCTCAGATCCTTGGAAGAAGATGAACATTGTAAAAG GTACATGTTTATGACGGAGGAAGATATAACCAGCCTCCCATGCTTTCAG AACCAGACACTGCTGGCAATTAAAGCTCCTACAGCTAGTTGCATCGAAGTTCCAGATCCTGATGAG GTGATGAGTTTTCCACAGAGACAATACCGGATGGTGATTAGGAGTAGGATGGGACCAATTGATGTCTACCTTCTAAG CAAACACAAAGGAGACAGTAGTATGGAAACAGATGAGTCTGCAGTGGATACTTCTTCCTTGAAAATAGTAACTTCAGATACTGAT TTAAAAACAGATTACTGGTTCGAGTCAGGTGAAGAAGTGACCCTCACAGATTTATGGAACAACTTTTGCTGA
- the LOC106429362 gene encoding transcription factor E2FC isoform X3: MAATSKSGEDPSLSYKHRSPFRFELIHSPSPTDPLHSSSTNRPLSVPQPQIQAHWDESFSPIPITQKLQKSRKNHSISSSSMPGETIDIAKVIVKQESPQDNTKRGTKSKVTKLSKSVKREGLQLSGPNGSNNCRYDSSLGLLTKKFVNLIREAEDGSLDLNYCADVLEVQKRRIYDITNVLEGVGLIEKTTKNHIRWKGADNLGQLELGNQISRLKLEVESMQSEENRLDDLIRERQEALRSLEEDEHCKRYMFMTEEDITSLPCFQNQTLLAIKAPTASCIEVPDPDEVMSFPQRQYRMVIRSRMGPIDVYLLSKHKGDSSMETDESAVDTSSLKIVTSDTDLKTDYWFESGEEVTLTDLWNNFC, encoded by the exons ATGGCGGCGACATCTAAATCCGGGGAAGATCCGAGTCTCTCGTACAAGCACCGATCTCCTTTCCGCTTCGAACTAATCCACTCTCCCTCACCCACTGATCCGCTTCACTCTTCCTCCACGAATCGGCCGCTCTCAGTTCCTCAGCCGCAAATTCAAGCTCACTGGGACGAGTCCTTCTCCCCAATCCCAATCACTCAGAAACTC CAGAAAAGTAGAAAGAATCATTCCATTTCGAGTTCAAGCATGCCTGGAGAAACCATTGATATAGCCAAAGTCATTGTCAAGCAAGAATCTCCTCAAGACAACACTAAACGTGGAACCAAGTCAAAGGTTACTAAACTGTCCAAATCTGTTAAGCGAG AAGGGCTACAGCTTAGTGGCCCTAATGGAAGTAATAACTGTCGTTATGATAGTTCTCTAG GGTTGTTGACAAAGAAATTCGTCAATTTGATCCGCGAAGCTGAGGATGGATCACTTGACCTTAACTATTGTGCTGATGTCTTGGAG GTACAAAAAAGAAGGATATATGATATTACAAATGTCCTTGAAGGAGTTGGATTGATTGAGAAAACTACAAAGAACCATATCCGCTGGAA GGGTGCTGACAATCTTGGACAGTTGGAACTGGGAAATCAAATTTCTAGGCTTAAG TTAGAAGTAGAAAGTATGCAATCTGAGGAAAACAGGTTGGATGACCTTATAAG GGAAAGACAAGAAGCTCTCAGATCCTTGGAAGAAGATGAACATTGTAAAAG GTACATGTTTATGACGGAGGAAGATATAACCAGCCTCCCATGCTTTCAG AACCAGACACTGCTGGCAATTAAAGCTCCTACAGCTAGTTGCATCGAAGTTCCAGATCCTGATGAG GTGATGAGTTTTCCACAGAGACAATACCGGATGGTGATTAGGAGTAGGATGGGACCAATTGATGTCTACCTTCTAAG CAAACACAAAGGAGACAGTAGTATGGAAACAGATGAGTCTGCAGTGGATACTTCTTCCTTGAAAATAGTAACTTCAGATACTGAT TTAAAAACAGATTACTGGTTCGAGTCAGGTGAAGAAGTGACCCTCACAGATTTATGGAACAACTTTTGCTGA